The following coding sequences are from one Streptococcus mitis window:
- the cysE gene encoding serine O-acetyltransferase — protein sequence MGWWRETIDIVKENDPAARTTLEVLLTYPGVKALAAHRLSHFLWKHGFKLLARMHSQFWRFWTQIEIHPGAQIDSGVFIDHGSGLVIGETAIVETGVLLYHGVTLGGTGKDCGKRHPTVRKGALISAHAQVIGPVEIGENAKVGAAAVVVADVPSDVTVVGIPAKIVRVHGKKDEPVIHEVEEKREYYVNKLEHAKDASHRSSGL from the coding sequence ATGGGATGGTGGCGCGAAACCATTGATATCGTAAAAGAGAATGATCCAGCGGCCCGCACCACTTTGGAGGTTTTGCTGACTTATCCAGGTGTCAAGGCCTTGGCGGCCCACCGTCTTTCGCATTTTCTCTGGAAGCATGGCTTCAAACTCCTGGCTCGTATGCACAGTCAGTTTTGGCGTTTTTGGACTCAGATTGAGATTCATCCAGGCGCCCAGATTGATTCAGGTGTCTTTATCGACCACGGTTCGGGTCTGGTGATTGGAGAGACAGCTATCGTTGAGACGGGAGTTCTCCTCTATCATGGGGTGACTCTTGGGGGAACAGGGAAAGACTGTGGCAAACGCCATCCTACCGTTCGCAAAGGAGCGCTTATATCTGCTCATGCCCAAGTCATTGGACCCGTTGAAATCGGTGAAAATGCCAAAGTCGGTGCAGCAGCAGTTGTCGTGGCAGACGTACCTAGTGATGTGACGGTTGTCGGTATTCCTGCTAAGATTGTCCGTGTACATGGTAAAAAGGATGAGCCGGTCATCCACGAAGTCGAAGAAAAACGAGAGTACTACGTCAATAAACTCGAGCATGCTAAAGATGCCAGTCACAGATCGTCTGGGTTGTAG
- a CDS encoding GNAT family N-acetyltransferase codes for MIQARNKLSQEELSEAKKLINYCQNYDGTYRDPYLSNMLNFDLNMPAFFLYYEKGELVGLLTVYADDQDVEVTILVHPNHRRQGIARALFTSFEKETASFPIRSVTFQTERIFLERHPDFVSNWGLVEDEETETWLGKDRRSYPLAKVSNLEVLLADSSYQDQISQLKFQAFSEEHESREVVDRYVAEALKDSESLLYILLKNGEVIGTCTVDLSSDTNYFYGLAVSEPERGKGYGSYLAKSLVNQLIEQNDKEFQIAVEDSNVGAKRLYEKIGFAKQTQVVYLNEKGARDSEV; via the coding sequence ATGATTCAAGCAAGAAACAAGTTAAGCCAAGAGGAGTTATCTGAGGCGAAAAAACTAATTAACTATTGCCAAAACTATGACGGTACCTATCGTGATCCCTATCTCTCTAACATGCTTAATTTTGACCTAAACATGCCCGCCTTTTTCCTTTATTATGAAAAAGGCGAACTTGTTGGTTTATTAACTGTCTATGCAGATGACCAAGATGTGGAAGTGACGATACTGGTTCATCCAAATCATCGCCGTCAGGGAATTGCACGTGCATTGTTTACTAGTTTTGAGAAAGAAACGGCTTCTTTCCCTATTCGTTCAGTTACTTTTCAGACAGAACGTATTTTTCTAGAACGTCATCCTGATTTTGTCAGCAACTGGGGACTGGTCGAGGATGAAGAGACAGAAACTTGGTTAGGTAAGGATAGAAGATCTTATCCGTTAGCAAAGGTTTCTAATCTTGAAGTTTTGTTAGCAGATAGTTCGTATCAGGATCAAATTAGTCAGTTAAAATTTCAGGCATTCTCAGAGGAACATGAATCTAGAGAAGTTGTGGATAGATATGTCGCTGAAGCTCTGAAAGATTCAGAAAGTCTCCTATATATTTTGTTAAAAAACGGTGAGGTCATTGGAACTTGCACGGTTGATTTATCGAGCGATACGAATTATTTCTACGGTTTAGCAGTATCGGAACCTGAACGTGGAAAAGGCTATGGAAGCTACTTAGCAAAATCCCTTGTCAACCAACTAATTGAGCAAAATGATAAGGAATTTCAGATTGCAGTAGAAGATAGCAATGTAGGTGCCAAACGCTTGTATGAAAAAATTGGCTTTGCCAAACAGACTCAGGTGGTTTATCTGAATGAGAAAGGAGCAAGGGATTCCGAAGTGTAG
- a CDS encoding Mini-ribonuclease 3, which translates to MIDVNLINGIALAFEGDAVYSMYIRRHLILKGMTKPNKLHQEATKYVSAKAQARLISLMLEEHVLTEKEEEIYKRGRNTNSHTKAKNADVVTYRMSTGFEAVMGYLHMTENMERLETLISWCIQKVEG; encoded by the coding sequence GTGATTGATGTCAATCTCATTAACGGGATTGCGCTAGCCTTTGAAGGAGATGCGGTGTATTCTATGTATATTCGTCGTCACCTCATCCTCAAAGGCATGACCAAACCCAATAAACTCCACCAAGAAGCGACCAAGTATGTGTCGGCTAAAGCTCAGGCTCGCCTGATTTCTCTTATGTTGGAGGAGCATGTCCTGACGGAAAAAGAAGAAGAAATCTACAAACGTGGTCGCAATACCAATAGCCACACCAAGGCCAAAAATGCTGATGTGGTGACTTACCGTATGTCCACAGGTTTTGAAGCAGTGATGGGATATCTCCATATGACTGAAAATATGGAGCGCCTCGAAACCTTAATTTCTTGGTGCATCCAAAAAGTGGAGGGCTAG
- the cysS gene encoding cysteine--tRNA ligase encodes MIKIYDTMSRDLREFVPIEDGKVKMYVCGPTVYNYIHVGNARSTVAFDTIRRYFEYRGFEVTYISNFTDVDDKIINRAKEEGITPQEVADKYIVAFREDVTALGVKPATRHPRVVEFMADIIRFVEDLIGKGFAYESQGDVYFRVEKSHNYAQLANKTLEDLELGASGRTDEETARKENPVDFALWKAAKSGEISWDSPWGPGRPGWHIECSVMSTEILGDTIDIHGGGADLEFPHHTNEIAQSEAKTGKTFANYWMHNGFVNIDNVKMSKSLGNFITVHDALKTLDGQVLRFFFATQHYRKPINFTEKAVRDAETNLKYLKNTYEQPFTGTVDVQELQDFKDKFVATMDEDFNAANGITVVFEMAKWINSGNYDASVKKALADMLEVFGIVFVEEVLDAEIEDLIQKRQEARANRDFTTADHIRDQLAAQGIKLLDTKDGVRWTRD; translated from the coding sequence ATGATTAAAATCTATGACACTATGTCTCGTGATTTGCGAGAATTTGTCCCGATTGAGGACGGCAAGGTCAAGATGTATGTTTGTGGGCCAACCGTGTATAACTATATCCACGTGGGGAATGCCCGTTCAACGGTGGCTTTTGATACGATTCGACGTTATTTTGAGTACCGTGGTTTTGAGGTTACCTATATTTCCAATTTCACAGATGTGGATGATAAGATTATCAACCGTGCCAAGGAAGAAGGGATCACGCCTCAGGAGGTTGCGGACAAGTACATCGTTGCCTTTCGTGAGGATGTGACGGCCTTGGGCGTCAAACCTGCGACTCGCCATCCGCGTGTGGTGGAGTTTATGGCTGACATCATCCGCTTTGTGGAAGACTTGATTGGAAAAGGCTTTGCCTACGAGAGTCAAGGAGATGTCTATTTCCGTGTGGAAAAATCTCATAACTATGCCCAGTTGGCCAATAAAACCTTGGAAGATTTGGAGCTAGGTGCTTCAGGTCGTACTGATGAAGAAACAGCTCGCAAGGAAAATCCTGTGGACTTTGCCCTTTGGAAAGCTGCTAAATCAGGTGAGATTTCTTGGGATAGCCCTTGGGGACCTGGTCGTCCGGGCTGGCATATTGAGTGTTCGGTCATGTCAACAGAGATTTTGGGCGATACCATTGATATCCACGGTGGTGGAGCTGACCTTGAGTTTCCTCACCATACCAACGAAATTGCCCAGTCGGAAGCCAAGACAGGTAAGACATTTGCCAACTACTGGATGCATAATGGCTTTGTCAACATTGATAATGTCAAGATGTCCAAGTCCTTGGGCAACTTTATTACCGTACATGATGCCCTTAAAACCCTCGATGGGCAAGTGCTTCGTTTCTTCTTTGCGACTCAACACTACCGCAAGCCAATCAACTTTACGGAAAAAGCGGTGCGGGATGCAGAGACTAATCTCAAGTATCTGAAAAACACCTATGAGCAACCATTTACTGGAACTGTAGATGTTCAAGAGTTACAGGACTTTAAAGATAAGTTTGTAGCGACTATGGATGAAGATTTTAACGCTGCAAATGGAATCACAGTTGTCTTTGAAATGGCCAAATGGATCAATTCCGGCAACTATGATGCAAGTGTTAAGAAAGCTCTTGCAGATATGTTGGAAGTCTTTGGAATCGTCTTTGTTGAGGAAGTTTTGGATGCAGAGATTGAAGACTTGATCCAAAAACGCCAAGAAGCGCGTGCCAATCGTGACTTTACGACAGCGGACCATATCCGTGACCAATTGGCTGCTCAAGGGATTAAGCTCCTTGACACCAAGGATGGAGTGAGGTGGACACGTGATTGA